A genomic stretch from Kogia breviceps isolate mKogBre1 chromosome 1, mKogBre1 haplotype 1, whole genome shotgun sequence includes:
- the LOC131760041 gene encoding LOW QUALITY PROTEIN: ankyrin repeat domain-containing protein 11-like (The sequence of the model RefSeq protein was modified relative to this genomic sequence to represent the inferred CDS: deleted 2 bases in 1 codon) has product MPKGGCSRTPQQEERSLSSMDMVEKQPGKKDKDKVSLTKTPKLDRSDGGKEVRERGTKRKLPFTVGANGEQKDSDTEKQGPERKRIKKEPVTRKAGLLLGMGLSGIRAGYPLSERQQVALLMQMTAEESANSPVDTTPKHPSQSTVCQKGTPNSASKTKDKVNKRNERGETHLHRAAIRGDARRIKELISEGADVNVKDFAGWTALHEACNRGYYDVAKQLLAAGAEVNTKGLDDDTSLHDAANNGHYKVGASPQTPRQACRWTAHRSAAACFSVLPVCGVTRK; this is encoded by the exons ATGCCCAAGGGTGGGTGTTCTAGAACCCCACAGCAGGAAGAGCGTTCCCTGAGCAGCATG GACATGGTGGAGAAGCAGCCCGGGAAAAAGGATAAAGATAAAGTTTCTCTAACCAAGACCCCAAAGCTGGACCGCAGTGATGGCGGGAAGGAGGTGAGAGAGCGAGGGACCAAGCGGAAGCTGCCCTTCACCGTGGGCGCCAATGGAGAGCAGAAGGACTCGGACACAGAGAAGCAGGGTCCTGAGCGGAAGAGGATTAAGAAGGAGCCCGTCACCCGCAAGGCCGGGCTGCTGTTGGGCATGGGGCTGTCCGGGATCCGCGCCGGCTACCCGCTCTCGGAGCGCCAGCAGGTGGCCCTCCTCATGCAGATGACGGCCGAGGAGTCTGCCAACAGCCCAGTGGACACGACACCAAAGCACCCCTCCCAGTCGACAGTATGTCAGAAGGGGACGCCCAATTCTGCCtcaaaaaccaaagataaagtGAACAAGAGAAATGAGCGTGGAGAGACCCACCTACACCGTGCGGCCATCCGGGGGGACGCCCGGCGTATCAAGGAGCTCATCAGCGAGGGGGCGGACGTCAACGTCAAGGACTTCGCAGGCTGGACTGCGCTGCACGAGGCCTGTAACCGGGGCTACTACGATGTCGCGAAGCAGCTGCTGGCCGCCGGCGCAGAGGTGAACACCAAGGGCCTGGATGACGACACGTCCTTGCACGACGCCGCCAACAATGGGCACTACAAGGTGGGTGCCTCCCCGCAGACCCCACGGCAGGCCTGCCGGTGGACTGCGCACCGGTCCGCAGCCGCCTGtttctctgtccttcctgttTGCGGTGTGACCAGGAAGTGA